The genome window AAATTATGCCTTAGCTCAATTTAATTTGGCATTGTTATATTTTGATGGCCTAGGTGTTACCAAAAATATGGAGATGTCTTATATTTGGAATAGAGTTGCTGCATTTAATGGTTATGAGCCGGCAGAGAAAAGTATGAACTTGGATTCTAAAAAGCTCTCTAGAGAGCAAATCAAAAGTGCTCGAGAGCGTGCCGATGAATTGTATTTAAAAATAACACCTGATGAGAAAGATTATAAACCATTTAGCTTTGACGGTTAAATCGTTAGGGTCTAAAAACTAGGGTCAGAGTCAAGTTACTTTTCAATAACTTGACTCTGACCCTCTGGTTTACTTAACTGAAATTAGGTATTGCCGCGCTTCTACTATGCTCAAAAACGAGTGCTGTTTCCACATTAGTAACCTCATCACGCGAGGTTATCGCTTCAAACACAAAACGTCGTAAATGTTCAGTATCTTTAACCGACATATGGATGTAAAAATCAAATGCTCCGCCCATATGAAACATACTGACAATTTCAGGTAAAGGTAAAAGCTCATCGCGCAATGAATTTACAATTTGCTCTGAGTAGGGTTGTAATTGAATCGCTGCCATCGCCTGGATATTACCACCTATGGTATTGTAATTTACGTCGATAAATGAGCCCTTGATCACTCCCGCTGTTTTTAATCGCTTAACTCGCTCTAAACAGGTTGACGGGGCTATGCCAATTGCTGCAGCCAGATCTTTGTTGGTGATGTCCGCATCTTTGAATAACAAGGTTAATATTTGCAAGTCGACATCATCAAGCTTCTTCATCATTGGTTCTCTGTTCGTGGTTTTTATAGTTGAAGTACTATATCGTAAAGTAGCTATTAGATCAGGTTAAATAACAATTAATTGTACTGATTTACGCTGTAAGGTTTTATTGTTAAAATGCGAGCAATTTACTGATATTAATAACTTCCATGACGCACAATTATCAAGACTTAATCAACATCTTTGCAACACAATTCTCCCTCACAGAGAATACTTGCTTAGTAAAAGGTGATGATGAACCTATCTATCTACCGGCAGATGAACGCAATAACCAGCACAGGGTTATATTTGCTCATGGGTTTTATGCGAGTGCATTTCATGAAATATCACATTGGTGTATTGCTGGTAAAGAGCGACGCTTACTAGAAGATTTTGGTTACTGGTATGCGCCTGATGGCCGTGATGCAGTACAACAAAAGAAATTTGAACAAGTTGAAATTAAACCACAAGCGTTAGAATGGGCTTTTTGTATTGCCTGTGGCTTTAAATTTAATGTATCTGCTGATAATTTATCTGGTATAGAAGTCGATAGATATGGTTTTCAATGTAAAGTGTTTGCGCAAGTACTGCATTACCTGGAGCATGGTTTTCCCAAAAGAGCCGGTTTATTCATTGCAGCGCTTATTGATTTTTATCAACCTGGTTTGATTTTAAGCGAAGAAATGTTTGAGTTTAATCACCCTATAGAGCCTACATGTATAAACACAGCCTTAACTATGGAAGGTGTAATTTAGTATGACACAATTTAAGTTGGGTTTTTTAGTCAACCCTATAGCAGGTATTGGTGGAAGTGTTGCGTTAAAGGGCAGTGATGGTAAAGACACTACACAAATTGCACTAGGCTTGGGGGCTCAGCCTAAAGCTAACTTACGAGCTAAATTGGCTTTAGAAATACTGCTTCCATATAAAGATAAAATTACTATTTATACTGCCAATGATGAGATGGGTGAAACTACAGCTAAAGAATTGGGCTTTAATGTTGAGCTGATTTATCACTACAGTGGTCAACAATCCAGCCCGGACGACACCGAGAACTTGGTTAAAGCACTGCAACAGCAAGGTGTCGATTTGTTATTATTTGCCGGAGGTGATGGTACTGCTCGCAATGTTTGCCACCAAGTTGATGGTTATTTTCCTGTGCTAGGAATTCCGGCAGGTTGTAAGATTCATTCTGGCGTATATGCATTAACACCAACGGCAGCTGGTAGAGTAGTAGAGCAAATGGTAAATAATGAACTGGTGTCATTTACCGATGCCGATGTAATGGATATTGACGAAAATGCATTTCGACGCGGTATTGTAAAAGCTCGGCGTTATGGTGAAATGCAAATCCCTAGTGAGTTACAATATATACAAGCGGTAAAGTCGGGAGGTAAAGAAACCGATGAAATGGTGCTAATGGATATTGCGGCGCATGTTATTGAGCTTATGGATGAAGAGCTGTTTGTGATCGGTTCTGGTTCAACAGTTGCAGCTATTATGGAAGAACTTGCTATCGATAATACGCTATTAGGTGTAGACCTACTGCAAGAGCAAGAATTATTACGTAGTGATATTATTGAAAATGAATTATTTGAATTTATAGTTGATTCAAAATTGCAGACCAAGTTGGTCGTTACAGTTATTGGTGGTCAAGGTCATATATTTGGTCGAGGTAATCAACAACTAAGTCCTCGTGTTATACGCGCTATTGGCACTGAAAATATTATTGTTGTCGCCACCAAAAGCAAACTACAAGCGCTTAATCATCGACCGTTAATTGTTGATACCGGAGATCAACAGCTAGATAAAGAACTAACCGGTTTTATTCCCGTAGTCACCGGTTTTCATGACCAAGTATTATACCCAGTCGCCAGTCCCGGCTTATAAAATAGAAGTTGAATAATGTTAACACTGATGCAAAATATAGAAAATCTTGAGCAATTATTTAGCTATTTTGATGGCCTAATTGAATTAGATTGTGATGATCAACTATTTGCAAGTAGCTACTTGCGAGGATTTTTAGAGGTCGCGGCTGTTGAATTTGGCACACTTCAACAGCCACTATCCGTTGCTTTATATAATAAAGTTGATGGGCAATTGACCGCTTCGCAAGCTGAGCTTTCAGAGCAAGATAAAATTTTTGTAAGCAACTTTTGGCAAGCACTAAAGCCTTATTTTTATTCATATGAACAGTAAATAACTGGCGAGTTAATTTTTTGATTTGATCAAATCGCGAATAACAAAACGGTTTGGTGATAAATTAAATAGCATTTCTTCATTTACCGGATAATCAAGGTTACAAATTTCGGCGGCAAGAATATCGGCAAGTAATGGTGCTGAACAAAGCCCTCTGGCTCCTAGTCCGGTTAATACATAAAGACCATTTTTTAATGGTGCAGCTTGGGTGTAATGCCAGTTCTTATCTTTACGTAAATGAGCATAGTATTGTTTGTGTAATTCAACATCAGGCAAACGGCCAACAAGGGGTAAATGATCGGGAGTACAGCAGCGTAACCTTGCTTTACTCGCTTGTACGTCCTCACTGGTCCATTGACCAATATCACCTAAACAACGCTCCAGCATCTCAATATTGTAGGTATCATCGATAGTACGTGACGATAAATCGCTATCGTCTTTATCAAATGTTGCACCTATACAATGTACATTGTCATTTACTGGTGTTAAATAACCTTTGTGACAAAGCACTGTTTTTAAATTATTAATCTTCTCATTGGTTTTCATTTGACTAACCTGACCTCGTACAATGGATAGTGGCATGTCATTTAAGGCATCAATTGCTAAGCTGTCTGCGCCAGAGCAGAGAATTAAATTTTGCACTTGTTTTTGTTCTTGCTTTTTCCCTTTTTGAGTTGTTAACAGCCACCGATCGTTATCTAGAGCTTCTACAGCTACAAATTTCCTGTTGGTTTTTACTTTAACCTTGCCGGTATCTACAGCTGCTTGCACAATTGCATTAACTAACTCGGGTGGACAAACCCAACCCGCTCTTGGCATATACAAGCCTGGGTGATTCACTTCAATACCACTAATTTCATTAACTTGTTGAGCAGTTATGCCGTGAATTAAATCTACCGGCCAGGCCTCTTTTTGGCAAAACAGGGTTTGCCTTTTTACTAATGCATTTTTATATGACACCTCAATAAGACCGTTAAATCCATGGCTAAACTGATATCCTTGCGTTAATAGCTCTTGATATAAAATCATTGAACGTTCAAAGCCCTGTTGATAAAAGTCGCTTAACGGGTCTTTATTTTGGTGCAGCAGTGGATAAACAGCGCCAATGGCATTACTCGATGCTCCTTGCGCGAGCTGTTCATCTTTACATAATAATGTGACTTGAATGCCCTTCTTTGCCAGAGCAAGAGCCGTACAAGCACTGGCTAAGCCTCCACCAATAATCGTCGCGTGTTTAGAGCTTTCAACTTTGCCCCGCACTTTAAAGCCTGTTAATGGCTTGCCCTTACGTAAGCCAATAAAGGTAGCGGTTAAAGATTGTGATTTTTCAGCTCGTTTTTCACTGCTTGCCTGCGAAGCTTCCTCATGCTCAATTTTCCTTACTTTAAACCCAACCTCTTCAAGGCCTCTTCTGACTACTCCTGCGACTGTAAACGTAGCTAAAGTGGCTCTTTTTTTTGCAATCCTGGCAAGTTGTAAAAATAAGCCTTTATTCCACATGTCAGGGTTTTTAACCGGAGAAAAACCGTCAAGGTAAAAACAATCAACCAAACCTTTGTGCTCTACCTCTAAACTGGCAAATGCTTTTGCGGAGTCAGAAAATATAACTGTTAACTCCACCTCTATATTTGTAAATGAAAACGTTTGCAGTTGCTCATTCAAATTGTATTGTGAGAGTAATTCATTACTATACTTGGCGTGCTCCGGCCATAATGCTAGAGCACTAGCAAGGTCACTCTTACTTAATGGATATTTTTCCGTGCTGATAAAGTGAAGCTTTAAGGGTGAGCCAGTTTGTTGCTTGAAATTTATGAAGCGCTCTAATGTAAGGAAAAAGTTTAAGCCTGTGCCAAAACCGGTTTCAGCGATAACAAATGTTTCCTCACCATAAGTGTGCCAAACTTGTGGAATATTATTTGCTTCGATGAACACTTGTACACTTTGTGAGCAGCCTTGGTTACTATCAAAGTAAATATCATCAAATTCTTGAGAAAATGGTGCACCATCTTCAGTAAAAATTACATTTGCTGTTTTTATTTGTACCACTAAGCAGAAACCTTGTTATTAAAGCTGAACGAAAAATAGTGCAATAACTTGCTAATTTTGTTAAATTTTAACCCTTAGTCGAGCGATTATCTACTAAAGTCTATGGTAAATCAGCGTACAAGTGTACACTGGACAGACCAGATAGAGATTTTTTCGTAGTATGATACGCACAATTAAATCAATTAACGATGGTTAAATATATGAAACGTGTAGTTATTACAGGTCTTGGTATTGTGTCTAGTATAGGTAACAATGCAAACGAAGTACTAGATTCTTTACAAAATGGCCGTTCAGGCATCAGCCGAGCTGAAAGTTTTGATGAAAATGGTTTAAAAAGCCAAGTTTGGGGACAACCTAACATTACGCCAAGTGAACACATAGATCGTAAAGTTATGCGCTTTATGGGTGATGCTGCAGGTTATGCTTATATCGCCATGCAAGAAGCAATTGATGATGCAAAATTAACCGATGAGCAAGTTTCTAATGTTCGTACAGGTTTAGTTGCTGGTTCTGGTGGTGCATCTTCAATGAACGTAATTAGTTCATCAGATACGCTTCGTGCAAAGGGAATTCGTCGTGTTGGTCCTTATGCAGTACCTAAAACTATGTCGAGTACGTGTTCTGCCTGTTTAGCGACACCATATAAAATTTTAGGTGTGAACTACTCAATCAGCTCAGCATGTGCAACATCAGCTCACTGTATTGGTCATGCTGCAGAACTAATTCAATTAGGCAAACAAGATGTTGTTTTTGCTGGCGGTGGTGAAGAAGTAGATTATTCACTAGCTATGATGTTTGATGGTATGGGCGCGTTATCTACTAAGTATAATGATACGCCTGAACTTGCTTCACGTACTTATGATGCTAACCGCGACGGTTTTGTTATCTCTGGTGGTGGCGGAATGGTTGTTGTTGAAGAACTAGAGCATGCTCTTGCTCGTGGCGCACACATTTATGCTGAAATTGTAGGTTACGGCGCAACTTCTGATGGTTACGATATGGTAGCTCCAAGTGGTGAAGGCGCAGTACGTTGTATGCAACAAGCAATGCACGGCGTAGAGGGCAAAGTAGATTACTTGAACACGCATGGTACATCAACGCCAGTAGGTGACGTGAAAGAGTTAGGTGCAATTCAAGAAGTATTTGGTCATGATTCGCCAATGATCTCTGCAACTAAAGCAATGACAGGCCATGCACTAGGTGCTGCCGGTGTTCATGAAGCTATTTACACTATGTTAATGATGGAGAACAACTTCGTCGCTCCTTCAATTAACGTTGATCAGTTAGATGAAAAAGCTGAAGGCTTAAATATCATCACTGAAAAACTTGATGCTGAAATCAACCTAGCGATGTCAAACAGCTTCGGTTTTGGTGGTACTAACGCTACGTTAGTAATGCAAAAATATAAATAAATATTAATTGTTTATTTTGAAGGGCTGGGTATATCCCGGCCCTTTTTGTTTGTAGTATTAGATACGAGATACGAGATACGAGAAACGAGAAATGAGAGACCTCCGTTCTAACCGACACACCAGTGTCGTCCCGAACTTGATTCGGGCTCTCATTTAAGATCTATATTAATTTCCTTTGCTGAGAAACAAATTTGAAAATTTTTTACGATGAAAACATTCCTTATGCCAAAGAGTTTTTCAGTGACTTTGGTGAGCTTGTGCCGTTTGCTGGTAGAGAGTTAACTGCCGAGCAGGTTAAAGAAGCCGATGTTTTACTTGTACGTTCAATTACCCAAGTAAATGAACAATTGTTGCATTTAAACACTACGCTGAAGTTTGTTGGTACCGCAACAATCGGTTTTGATCATATCGACCAAGCATATTTACAGCAAAGAGGTATTGTTTTTACCAATGCGCCTGGCTGTAATGCCATATCGGTTGCCGAATATGTCCTTAGTGCCCTAATGGTATTGGTTGAACGTTTAAACGTTAACTTAATAACTAAAACGGTTGGCATTGTTGGCGCGGGTAATACCGGAACGCGGTTATCTGAAAAGTTAGAAGCATTAGGCATTAACTATTTATTATGTGATCCGATCCTCAAAAAAGCTGGCGATAGTCGAAAATTTTGCTCATTAGATGAAATTAGAAAATGCGACATCATCTCTTTACACGTGCCAATAACAAAAAATAATAAACACAGCACTTTTCATATGTTTGATCAGTTGGTGCTAGCAGAGTTATCTAATAAACAAATATTGATAAATGCTTGTCGTGGTGAAGTAATCGACAATCAAGCGTTGTTGCAATTGAAAAAAAATAATAAAGGTCCTCATTTGGTTTTGGATGTTTGGGAAAATGAGCCCAATATATTAACTGAGTTAATACCATATTGTCAGTTAACTACCGCACACATTGCTGGTTATAGCTTAGAAGGAAAATCTCGTGGAACAGAGATGCTTTATCAGGCATTATCTAAACTACTGAATAAACCTGTAGAAATGCAGCTTGGGAAAATTTTACCTAAAGCTGAAATTACATGTAAAAATCAACTTTCTGACAACATATTAGACATTGTAAAACAAAGAATTTTTGACGTTTATGATGTGAGGCGAGATGACGAAATCTTCCGAGAACAGTTGAATATTAAATCTTTTGACTATTTACGTAAAAATTACCCTGTTAGAAGAGAGTTTAGTGCGCTAGAATTATCTGCCCAGCAATGCTGGTCAGAGACATTAAAAAACCTTGGCTTTAACGTAAAAAGTTAACGGTTAAAAATCGAAGTTAAATTAATCCAGTAAAGTGAATTGAGTAGAGAAAGAATAATGGCACAAAAATTTGATGTAGTTGTATTAGGTGCAACGGGTCTAGTTGGTAAACATATGATGGAAATTCTTGAAGAGAGAAAGTTTCCGGTAAATACCCTTTATCCATTAGCAAGTAGCCGCAGCGCCGGTGAGTTCATTGAATTTAATGGCCAAAGTGTTGAAGTACTCGATGCTGACACATTTGATTTCACTCAAGCTCAAATTGGCTTCTTCTCAGCGGGTGGCGCAACATCAGCTAAATTTGCCCCTATTGCTGCCGATGCAGGTTGTATTGTTATTGATAATACTTCTGAGTATCGTTATGACCCAGAAATTCCATTAGTGGTTCCAGAAGTTAACCCGCAAGCGTTAGCCGATTATCGTAACCGTAACATCATTGCTAACCCGAATTGTTCAACAATTCAAATGATGGTCGCGCTTAAGCCTATTTATGATGCTGTAGGCATAGACCGTATCAATGTAAGTACTTACCAATCTGTATCAGGTGCCGGTAAAGAAGCTATTGAAGAGTTAGCAAAACAATGTGCAGATTTATTATCAGGCAAGCCAGTTAAAGTCGAAGCATTTTCTCGTCAAATTGCGTTTAACTCAATTCCACAAATTGATTCATTTGAAGATAACGGTTACACCCGTGAAGAAATGAAGATGGTTTGGGAAACTAAAAAAATACTTGGCGACGAAAGCATTCTTGTAAACCCTACTGCGGTTCGAGTACCTTCGTTTTATGGCCATGGTGAAGCGTTACATATTGAAACAACACAACAAACATCTGCAGAAGAAGTTAAAGAATTACTTGCGCAAGCGCCAGGTATTGTTTTGGCTGCTAAAGATGAAGATTTCCCGACACAAGTTAGTGATGCTAGTGGTAAAGACGAGGTGTTTATTGGCCGCGTACGTGAAGATATTTCACACCCAAATGGTATCAATATGTGGATTGTTGCAGATAATGTTCGTAAAGGCGCAGCAACTAACAGTGTTCAAATTGCTGAACTGTTAATTAAAGATTATTTATAAAAACAGCTAATCTATTTATATACCCGTTACTATTCAAGATGCAGGTTTCAGAGCGCTTGAGCGATTCCAATACAAGGCGCAGTTATGTAGTAATGGTTATTCCCTTACAAATAGCTGCAACGAAGTAGTGGTGTTGCTCAAGCACTTCTTCGATGGGTTTAAAAGCAATTTATGCCGCATTATTAATTTTAACAATGGAACAACCATTCTCTAAATTTAATGCCTGCCTAAATTGCTTTTAACTCCCACTGAAATCCTGCACTTTGAATGGCAACGAGTATATAAGTAAACAGCTTTAAATAAACCAGAAATCAACTCGGAAAATATTAATAGAATCCGCGTTATTTCTGGTTTATAGTATCTGATTAAGCAGTAAAGAAATTCTAGACCTTCTTTGCTGCAATGTATAAAATTGCCTCAGAATAGGACGGATCTTTTCATGGCTGACAATAACAATAAATCGTTATTTACAACGATAATACATTCAATTTGTGTTTTGCTCATATTGACTGCCCCTATACATGCGACAGCTCAAGATGAAAACTCTGAACTGAGTGCAACCAATCAAACAACTGATACTTCTAGCCCAAACTTTGATGAAGATAATAAAGCCTCATATGGGCCAATTCTTAAATCGGATACGTTGTGGAAAATAGCCGTTGCCAATCGTCCAAATAGTACCGTATCTAATTACCAAGTTATGATGGCGTTGTTTAATACCAATCCTAATGCATTTTTACGAAACGATATAAATACATTAGTTGAGGGACAGTTCCTCCGTATCCCTACACTTGAAGAAATACGCCAAGTTGCCCCATACCCATATGGCAATACAAAAACAGTAACGACGGAGATGGAAACAACAGATTTAACTGAGAAAGTAGAGATAGTGACAGTTGCCTCTATTGAAGATACTTCTGCTGTAGAACTCACTGTAAAAGAAGAAGTAGAAGTAAATACTTCTAATGAAGAGACCACAGAAACTGTTGATGTCGAATCATCTACTCCTAACACCATTGCACATGTTTTTAACGTTGAACAGGAAGCTGACCTTGGCACTGTAGAAACTTTAAAAGCTGAAAATAGTGAACTTAAAGAAAGCTTAAGTTCGGTTGATGACCAATTGTCTTACTTGCAATACGAAGTTGCAAAAGCAACTGAAATGCAAGCACAAATGGACGATAAGTTAGCGCAACAAAATGCACTGCTTAAAGAAGTAAAAACGCGAGAGCAAAAGTTATTGGCACAACAACGTAAACTTTCTGAGCATCAGCAAGGTTTATTTAATAACCCAATAACGTATTGGTCTATTAACGGCTTATTAGCGATATTAGTCGTTATTTTATTTGTGCTGGTGTCTCGTCGTAAAAAAATAGAACAAACTGTAAATAATGTAAATGCTACAGATAACGTTTCTGTTAAAACAGAGCAACTAGAAAAATCAGAGCTGACGATAAAAGAAAGTGTAAAAGAGGCAATTGATGAAAATGCTGAAGTTACCACTGTTGCTATCGAAAAGTATGAGCAAATTGATGTTGTAGAACAAAGTGCTGAAATTAATACCATTGAACCAATACCAACACCTTCTGAAAATGAGCATGTAGTAACTGCTTTTACAGCGATGGAGTTAACTCCTGAGAAACCTGATGCTGAAATATTAGATGACGAAGATTTATTGGCTAAATTAGTACCTGGAGGCGTGCAAGATAATCGCAATGAAGATAATGTAACAATTCAAGCAACTGAAGACGATTTAGATATTGAGCAAATCATCGACGATATGCTTGATGAAGAATCGAAACCAGCTAAGCTACGCTCAGCCAGAGAGCCATTAGAAGAATTAGTTACTCCGGATGAGACTAATGAACAGGTTTCAAAAGAAAGCAGCTCTGAAGTACATGAAATTAATGATTATGATGATGTTGAGTTTGATAAATTATTAGCAGAGATATCAGCAGAATCAGAACACATTAAGCCACCGAACAATGTTACACAGCTACGAAGAACTACCGAAGTTAAAGAACATGCGATTCAAGATGTGGTTGAACAAATAAAACCGAACCAAGAAGAAAAAGAGTTTATTGCAGTTGAAGCGCTACTTGAAGAATCAGCCTTGGCTGAAGAGTTAGATGAAAGCGTTTTTGACCATCATAAAATTGATGTTGGTTTAGATGAATTTCCAGAGTTCACTTCACAAGTAAACCATGTTAACGTCGATGATGATAAGCATGGCGTTAATGCTAAATTAGATTTAGCACAGGTTTATATAGAAATAGGTGATCTAGATAACGCTGCAGTTATTCTAAAAAGTGTGATGAAGCTAGGCAATTCTGGACAACAACAGCAAGCTCAGGACTTATTGTATTCAATTAAATAGTTTTTAATTCAAACCAAATTAAACACCGGCAAATGCCGGTGTTTTTGTTTCCAGCCGTTGTATTTGGCATTAGCATTGATAAGTAAAATAGACGATAATAGCGAAAATTTTATTTTTGCTTATATATTTAACCAGATTGATATGAGCTGGGTCGAACTAAAAGGTTAGTAATAGATGCGAATAGCATTAGGCATTGAATACGATGGCAGTAATTATTGTGGTTGGCAGCGTCAGAGCCATGTGGCTAGTGTTCAAGAGAAGTTAGAAAAAGCAATATCGGTTGTCGTAAATCAACCAACTGAAATTGTTTGCGCCGGTCGCACCGATACTGGCGTACATGGAACCGGGCAGGTGATACATTTTGATTCACCAGTCGATAGAGGCGACCGTGCTTGGACGTTAGGAGTAAATACTAATTTACCAAAAGATATATCGGTAAAATGGAGTCAACCGGTAACTGAAGACTTTCATGCCCGGTTTAGTGCTACAGCAAGACGTTATAAATACATTATTTATAATGGCAGCAAACGCCCGGCTATTTTTTATAAAGGTTTAAGCCATTGCCACGACCAATTGGATGCAACCTTAATGCATGAAGCTGCGCAGCATTTGGTTGGTAAGCATGATTTTACTTCTTACCGCACAGTCCATTGCCAATCCCACTCGCCAGTAAGAACCATTATTCATTGTAATGTTTTTCGCCAAGGCGAATATGTGGTTATAGATATAAAAGCTAATGCTTTTTTACATCATATGGTCAGAAATATTGCAGGTAGTTTAATGCGTGTTGGCAGAAAAATTGAAACTATACAATGGATTGATGAAGTACTTGCACATAAGAACAGGTGCAAGGCAGGGATGACAGCTCCATCAGGCGGCCTGTACTTTATCGAAGTTGATTATCCCGAGCACTTTAATATCCCACAGACCGAAAATGGCCCATTATTTTTATAAAATTATTTAACTATTGCTTAAAAGTTAGGCAAAAGTGTTGATTTTAAGGTAAAATACGAGAAAACAGACCAGTTTTTACTGTAAATCACTAGGTGATTTATGGTTAAATTGGCGCTAATTTATTTTATAAGTTTATTGATCTGATAATTTCATTTTCGATAAGCAAAAAAACTAATATTTCAGTGGCAAAATGAAGCAATTTACGCGGCTGAAAATAATTACCAATATAAAGGTATACTCAAATTATGAGCTGGATTGAAAAGATTCTACCAAAACCGAAAACATCGTCTTCTAGTAAGCGTAATATCCCTGAAGGTGTTTGGAGCAAATGTAATTCTTGTGGTGCTGTGTTATACACCGCTGAATTAGAACGCCAATTAGGTGTTTGTCCAAAATGTGATCATCATATGCGCCTTACTGCACGTAAACGTTTAGAATCATTTTTAGACCAAGGCGAAAAAACCGAATTAGGTAAAGAATTAGAACCTCAAGATAAACTTAAATTCAAAGATTCTAAACGCTATAAAGACAGGATCGTTGCAGCACAAAAAGCAACCGGTGAAAAAGATGCTCTAGTTGCACTTCGTGGTGAACTCGCTGGTATGCCTGTTGTTGCAGTTGCGTTTGAGTTTTCTTTCTTGGGTGGCTCAATGGCATCGGTTGTAGGTGCCAGGTTTGTTAAAGCTGCTGAAGAATGTTTAAAACATGATTTACCATTAATATGTTTTTCTGCTAGCGGTGGTGCACGTATGCAAGAAGCACTTATTTCTTTAATGCAAATGGCTAAAACCAGTGCTGCATTAGCGAAAATGAGTGAAAAAGGTTTACCTTTTGTTTCTGTATTAACTGACCCTACTATGGGTGGTGTATCGGCTAGTTTAGCTATGCTAGGTGACATCAATGTTGGTGAACCAAAAGCGTTAATTGGTTTTGCCGGTCCTCGAGTTATTGAGCAGACGGTACGTGAGAAGTTACCTGAAGGTTTCCAGCGCTCTGAATTCTTACTTGACCACGGTGCTATCGATATGATCGTTGATCGCCGTCAAATGCGTTCAACTCTTGCTCGCATGATAGCTAAATTTATGGGTCACCCAGAACCAACCATTTAATTTGTAAGATTTTTATGAATCAATTAAACAGCCACTTGCAGCTAGCCAGCCTAGATGAGTGGCTTTTTTATTTGGAGTCTATTCATCCAACTGAGATAGATATGGGGCTGTCCCGTATCACAGAAGTTGTGCAACGATTGAATATTTCTTTAACACCTTCAAAAATCATTACTGTTGCTGGTACGAACGGTAAAGGCACAACCTGTGCGTTTATTGAAAATGCTTTGCAAGATGAAGGGCACAGCGTTGCAGTATACAGCTCTCCTCATATTGAAAAGTTTAATGAGCGGTTGCGTATCAACAAAGTTTTAATTGACGATGAAAGTTTGATCGCAGCTTTTAAACGTATTGAACAAACTCGAAAAGAAATATCGTTAACGTATTATGAATATACTACATTAGCGGCACTGTTAATTGCCGAAAAAGTTAAACCGGAATTCTTGATTTTAGAAGTGGGTTTAGGTGGCAGGCTTGATGCAACAAATGTGATTG of Thalassotalea fonticola contains these proteins:
- the fabB gene encoding beta-ketoacyl-ACP synthase I, with protein sequence MKRVVITGLGIVSSIGNNANEVLDSLQNGRSGISRAESFDENGLKSQVWGQPNITPSEHIDRKVMRFMGDAAGYAYIAMQEAIDDAKLTDEQVSNVRTGLVAGSGGASSMNVISSSDTLRAKGIRRVGPYAVPKTMSSTCSACLATPYKILGVNYSISSACATSAHCIGHAAELIQLGKQDVVFAGGGEEVDYSLAMMFDGMGALSTKYNDTPELASRTYDANRDGFVISGGGGMVVVEELEHALARGAHIYAEIVGYGATSDGYDMVAPSGEGAVRCMQQAMHGVEGKVDYLNTHGTSTPVGDVKELGAIQEVFGHDSPMISATKAMTGHALGAAGVHEAIYTMLMMENNFVAPSINVDQLDEKAEGLNIITEKLDAEINLAMSNSFGFGGTNATLVMQKYK
- a CDS encoding YfcL family protein: MLTLMQNIENLEQLFSYFDGLIELDCDDQLFASSYLRGFLEVAAVEFGTLQQPLSVALYNKVDGQLTASQAELSEQDKIFVSNFWQALKPYFYSYEQ
- a CDS encoding Lrp/AsnC family transcriptional regulator encodes the protein MMKKLDDVDLQILTLLFKDADITNKDLAAAIGIAPSTCLERVKRLKTAGVIKGSFIDVNYNTIGGNIQAMAAIQLQPYSEQIVNSLRDELLPLPEIVSMFHMGGAFDFYIHMSVKDTEHLRRFVFEAITSRDEVTNVETALVFEHSRSAAIPNFS
- a CDS encoding elongation factor P hydroxylase, with the protein product MTHNYQDLINIFATQFSLTENTCLVKGDDEPIYLPADERNNQHRVIFAHGFYASAFHEISHWCIAGKERRLLEDFGYWYAPDGRDAVQQKKFEQVEIKPQALEWAFCIACGFKFNVSADNLSGIEVDRYGFQCKVFAQVLHYLEHGFPKRAGLFIAALIDFYQPGLILSEEMFEFNHPIEPTCINTALTMEGVI
- the mnmC gene encoding bifunctional tRNA (5-methylaminomethyl-2-thiouridine)(34)-methyltransferase MnmD/FAD-dependent 5-carboxymethylaminomethyl-2-thiouridine(34) oxidoreductase MnmC — protein: MVQIKTANVIFTEDGAPFSQEFDDIYFDSNQGCSQSVQVFIEANNIPQVWHTYGEETFVIAETGFGTGLNFFLTLERFINFKQQTGSPLKLHFISTEKYPLSKSDLASALALWPEHAKYSNELLSQYNLNEQLQTFSFTNIEVELTVIFSDSAKAFASLEVEHKGLVDCFYLDGFSPVKNPDMWNKGLFLQLARIAKKRATLATFTVAGVVRRGLEEVGFKVRKIEHEEASQASSEKRAEKSQSLTATFIGLRKGKPLTGFKVRGKVESSKHATIIGGGLASACTALALAKKGIQVTLLCKDEQLAQGASSNAIGAVYPLLHQNKDPLSDFYQQGFERSMILYQELLTQGYQFSHGFNGLIEVSYKNALVKRQTLFCQKEAWPVDLIHGITAQQVNEISGIEVNHPGLYMPRAGWVCPPELVNAIVQAAVDTGKVKVKTNRKFVAVEALDNDRWLLTTQKGKKQEQKQVQNLILCSGADSLAIDALNDMPLSIVRGQVSQMKTNEKINNLKTVLCHKGYLTPVNDNVHCIGATFDKDDSDLSSRTIDDTYNIEMLERCLGDIGQWTSEDVQASKARLRCCTPDHLPLVGRLPDVELHKQYYAHLRKDKNWHYTQAAPLKNGLYVLTGLGARGLCSAPLLADILAAEICNLDYPVNEEMLFNLSPNRFVIRDLIKSKN
- a CDS encoding ATP-NAD kinase family protein; its protein translation is MTQFKLGFLVNPIAGIGGSVALKGSDGKDTTQIALGLGAQPKANLRAKLALEILLPYKDKITIYTANDEMGETTAKELGFNVELIYHYSGQQSSPDDTENLVKALQQQGVDLLLFAGGDGTARNVCHQVDGYFPVLGIPAGCKIHSGVYALTPTAAGRVVEQMVNNELVSFTDADVMDIDENAFRRGIVKARRYGEMQIPSELQYIQAVKSGGKETDEMVLMDIAAHVIELMDEELFVIGSGSTVAAIMEELAIDNTLLGVDLLQEQELLRSDIIENELFEFIVDSKLQTKLVVTVIGGQGHIFGRGNQQLSPRVIRAIGTENIIVVATKSKLQALNHRPLIVDTGDQQLDKELTGFIPVVTGFHDQVLYPVASPGL